DNA sequence from the Eptesicus fuscus isolate TK198812 chromosome 7, DD_ASM_mEF_20220401, whole genome shotgun sequence genome:
AGGATTATCCAAAAGATACCTAAGTTAGAAAAAATGGGGAAAGCATGGGAGAAATTCAGTAGAGctgttcaaaaagaaaataatctccTTGGGTCCAATGAACAAAGAAATAATAGAACTTAGCAGAAGAATTTGGTCTGATCTTGGCAAGTTTGGCCTGACCAGAGTGAGACAAAATGTCCATCTTAAGAGCTGGACAAAGGTGGCAGAGAGAGGACCTAGTCATTTGATTACTCTTCAGCGTGTGTGAAGAACAGTACCACACAGTTACTAATCAGGTGCTTCAAGTCAACTGTTTAAAAGTTTTGAACACTTATTGTGATCCAGAAATGATCAAGAACTAAGAATCCAGACTGACAAAATACTACTATAATCAGGACTCAGTACACTAGAGCCAAAATCCACCATCTCCTTTTGATTGTTCATCAGCGTGGTTTTACCTACTGCTTATAATGACCATCAAAGTCCagttcaaccaaagaatttgGACCAGGGCTAAGTGGTTACCAAACAATTGAAGATGAGTGGGAAACACTGAAATAATGAATTTCAATGGACACTTGATCTTAGTATTAGAATAATGAAGAATAGCAGGGACTATGGCAAAGTAGTGGTGTGCATGCCATGTCTAAAGGGACAGCTGCTACCCATCTTCAGGTAATTGTTGCCACACAGAAATCCCATGTTATCAGAGATGATTCCTGTTTTTCAAATCAATGCATATTTTTACATGAAATCTCTCAGGTTTTAAATGTTAGCAACCGATGCATGGCAGCTTCCACTTTGGGAAGGTGAAAACACGGGTCATTTTGATTGAAGGTGGTTTCAATACACCcacaaatgaaatagaatcaCAAGATTTATTACTTCCAGATCCCAGAAGCAAGGAGGTACAATgagctgaggggagggcagtCTTCTGTTCCAGGTCACAAGCTGGAGATAGAGAGGGCGATACATAGGTGAATTGGGCAGAGGTCACTAACTTTTCGAGGACTTAACACTAAGTGGTTATTCTAGAAGGTTACCTGTGAAAAGCAAATTGGGAACTTATAGCAGGCATCCTAAACTCTGATCCTTATAAAAATGCCCAGATTCAGTGTAAGCAGGGTTATCACACTGTAAAACGCCCAGGCAGCAACTCTCTTCTCATCACAATAAGTAAAAGCGAAACAAAATACATCTGTGGGTCACCAGTTTGTGTTCTCTGATTCACAGTCTCTTAAGGATTTGATTGTATATTTGGAGTTGATAAACCATAACTTTAATAGAAAACAGTCACTTATAATGCCAGtactttttaaatatgatgtgAGCAGTAAAGCTTGGAAAATTTGCAACACAACAATCAGAAAATTGAAACTGTTTGATACCACCTGGAAAGCTTTCCATCCTCAGTATTCTCCCAAAAGCTCTATGTTTgcattttgcttttcatttaagACTACATATAGCATTAACTCTGTTTGGCCATACCATTCATGTGAAAGAGAAGTCCTTATCCTTTTTGTTTTCCAGCTCTGTAACCTCAAGGTATAAACAGATGAAAACATTGACCAATCCAAGAGCAAAGGCTAGATGGAAAGCTGAAAGTTCTAGTCTGTTTCAGCGGCtgtgttttaataaaaagcaCAGTGTGAACGTGAGCAAATTTCCTGAAGAGCTCTGCAGGGTGGAGAGGTGGAAGGAGGGGCCTCACAATGCAGATTCAAGTCGTGAGTTCCCCTGAGAGGTCACTAGACCCCTAGCGAAGAGGGAGTCCTTGAGCAGCCCATTCACTCACGTCTCCTTTCCTTAGGACACTGAAGAGGCAGTGATGGAGGGTGTGAGGCTTCAGGAGCAACACCGACAGGGTTAGTCTGGGAGAGCTGAAGGACTGGGGCCTTGGGTTCTATCTGGGACCCCTGCACTGGCCATACATTGAACCATGAACCTGAGAACAGTGTAAGGTCTGGATATTTATAGCTACCTCTGGTCTTTATGGCTGACCTAGGACTTCTCTTGGTAAAAGAACTGTATTTGGGGAAATACCTTGATAAGCTTGGAGTAGAAGGTAAAACTATGTAACaaagcaactaaaaaaaaaaaaaaaaagcttaaccTGCTCgaaattaagaaaagaatgtgggtttttctctgtgtgtggtgggggaggagggggaaatgcAGAGTTGAAATGGCTGAAAAGAGAAAGGACTGTTGCAAACTTAAAGGTTCCCGTTTCAGTTAGCGCAGTACCTAGACAGGGCTTGGCCTCCTGGCCAGTAGATCGCCCAGTAAGGATCGCTGTGGGGCCACAGGTCAGCTCTTTCCCACCAAAACTTGCATCTGGGGGTCAAAAGCCGCAACCGGATTTCAGGGGtgaggctgccactgctggtgaCTTCAGTGTTCTCCTCCAAGAAGGCTTTCATCTCAGGGTCCAGAAAGCTCCCATTCCCTCTCCAGGGACAGTGGCCCCAGGGAAACAAGGAAAGACCGCTGCTTCCCACGGCCTTCCGAAAGCCACCACAGTGGTTCACGGGAAACAGTGCCAGTGTCCTCCAACCTGGGCTCAAAGCCATCCGTCCTTTTCCAAACCACAGGTCTGTCACCGCTGCTGATAAGAGCTGCTCCTCGGGGGCAAAGTATAAGGATCTGGCTGCCAACTTGATCCCAACTGGAATCTCTAGATttctaaaaacagaaataatactGAAAATTCCAAGGCTCACTGACACTTCCATATCCTATTACATAGTAAGAAAATATTACCAGGGTAGGCTCTGTAAGCTCTGTAGCAGATGATCCACAAGTacaagttcattttattttatttttttagtgtattgatttttagagagagagaggaagggagagagagcaagagagaaactgatttgttctacttatttatgccttcgttggttgattcttacatgctctgactggggatggaacctgcagccttggcataTGGGGCGACACTCTAACCCACTGGGCAGTACAAGTTCATTTTAGATGAAAGCATTGGTACATCAATTTAGGAAAATCCAATCTTTTAAAAGCATGCCTTTTCACAACGGAATCCTTTTAGTAATTTCAAATGACAAATGTACAAGcatttgattttgagagaaatcTTCAGGAATAATGCCTGTTACATAAAATAAGATATACCTTTAAAGTTCTTTCATACATaacctagccagtttagctcagtggacagagcatcggcctgtggaccaaagggtcctgggttcgattccggtcaagggcacgtaccttggttgcaggctccttcctggcctaggccctggttggggctcatgcaagaggcaaccaatccatgtgtttctctcacattgatatttctctctgtctttccctctctttccactctctctaaaaaccaatggaaaaatatccttgagtgaggatttaaaaataaataaagtgcaattaaaaaaacacacacaaaaaaccctagctgctttggctcagtggatagagtgtcagcctgtggactgaagggtccctggttcaattcaggtcaagggcacatgcctgggttacaggctcgatccccagtaggggaagtatgcagaaggcagccaatcaatgattctctctcatcattgatgtttctctctctctctctctctctctctctctctctctctctctctctcccttcctctctgaaatcaataaaaatatattttttaaaaataataaagttctgccaaaaccggtttggctcagtggatagagcgtcagcctgcggactgaaaggtcccgggttcgattccagtcaagggcatgtaccttggttgcaggcacatctgtgcaggaggcagctgatcgatgtttctctcacattgatgtttctgactctctcccttcctctctgtaaaaaatcaataaaatattaaagaaaatataaattatataaaaaaaataataaagttcttTCATACATTTAGTCACCTTTAagcaggcactgtgcttggcaaCTCTGAACAAAATAAAAGTCTAAGAAGCTTACATTCTAGGTGGGATAAGCCTAATGAACAGGCAAACACAGTTTTGCCTTTATGAAGTCTAGCCAAGAGTTATGGAGGCTAATGAAGCATAATTTTCTGTAGGCAGAGGTGTACAAATTATACTGACCACACTCTATTTCAATAATGATTGTCATAGCATAAAACATCTATGTAAACAGATTTAGGCctttttccctaaaaaaaaaacacaaaaaacacaaacacaaaataaaaacattataaggATTTCATTGTAATAAAAGAATATCAACTCTCAAATCTCTTTGTATACATATGTGATGATTCATCGTTACCAAGCCTGGGTTGAAAAGACTTGTTCCAAAGAAAACCACCTTGAAAAGAAGAAGTAGGAATGAGAAAGggcagttttaattttttcaacttatttcatttaaaaaatttatttttagagctcCTGAGTAAATTCCAAAATAGcaatacagaaaattttaatatttctttctacTCAACATTCTacctttgttttgctttctatAAATATACTAGATTAAAACAATACTCTTACCCCTAAGTTCAATGCTGAGTACTTTCAATTATCTATTTTGAGCACATAATAATGCAGAGACAATTAATTTTCTTGAACATGTTATTTCCAGTCAGAGCTTAGCCATTACTTTAGCTTCACATTATTCTATCACAAATGATAATAACCAAATGGCCTAAGTAGCTAAAATCATAAAACAATTTTAAGCCAAGTCAATGGTATGTATGaagttaatataaaataacaattatacTGGTTCACATTTGTTTTGCACCTACTAGAAATGTGCCAAAATACTAAGATTTATTAAAGAATGAGGTCCTTGGGCAAAGGGGGAAGAGTCATataatcaaaaattattagaaaaacatCATAGGTAAAAAGAAATCTGCCTACAATTTAACCACATCAAGAAGGAAAGGGGAGTACATCCTTAGGGTTGATGTCATTCAGGAATTTTACCATTCCACCACAAACCTGTTCACTGCAAGAGCTCAGCATCAGACTCTCCACTCTATTATTCTCCCACTAACTTTCTTTACATGGAACATAAACCTACATTTATGATAACAACAGAACACTGCACTGTTATTTAATCTGAGAGCAAACAATAGGAAAACAATGAAGAAGTTAGGGCTGGACTGACTTTTGGCTATCTCAATACCCCTGAAAAATAGAGGCAAAAATGAGTCATTAAGAAACAGTATTCAGAGAAGCACTGTATTATGTAATGTGATTTATAAAAGAGGTAAAATTCTCTGTCAATGGAAAAAGCCGTATTTGAAAATGAGGAATGTTTTGATCCTGAATTTTTACCAAAATGGTACCCCAAGCCACGTACGTTGGAACAAATTACAAACTCACACTTACTTGCATCACCTCAGTTTAATAATCCAATAAATgacaaaaaagacaaacaatgaaAAGAGCACCATATAGCACATCAGCTTTGTTTGGCTCCCTCTGGATAAAATCTTCAGTTTTTCCATAGTTCTACCTAGAAATCCAGTTGTAGAATCAAATTGTGAATCCATTTCagctaataatttattttgagttttaacTTCCTCGCCTATCTCAATGGTAAGATCTCTTATAACCTTTACTTGGCGTCTCATCCTTtcagtgtgtttattttcttcttcacgGGCACTATATCCGCTATTAGCATGGCCATAGTTCCCATAGTTGCCAGAAGGTACACCTTCCCCCAGGCCTGCGCGACTCATCCTGGCAGAAGATAGAGGGGAAAGGCaggcggaggggaggcaggaaggggccaGGGGTCACCGGACCTCGTCTTCGGGACCAGGGCCCGGCGAATCGCCAACTCCTTCCCCTGTAGCGCCACGACAGAAAGAGcagttttaaaacacaaattataCACGTAGTTGTTTGGGACATCTGATCTGTtgtgcaaaaatgttttaaatagtctttttttaaaaaaaatatattttattgattttttacagagaggaattgagagttagaaacatcgatcagctgcctcctgcacaccccctactggggatgtgcccacaaccaaggtacgtgcccctgaccggaatcgaacccgggacctcccagtccccaggcggatgctctatccactgagccaaaccagtttcagcaaaaTAGTCTTATATGCACCCaagtcagcgattttcaactggtgtacctcaagaatttttaaagcatgcaacacctgacctcttttccttagagtgtcaaatttaaaaaatgacaacagccaacacaaaaatagcagtctggtgtgaatgaatcaaaatgatgcctattttttggtcagattggcaatatatatattttttgttgtgccTAAGACTTGTAGTCATTAGCTTCTAtgtgccaggagatgaagaagGTCGCCGACCTAAGTATTTGGAGCAGGGCCGCAACTCAGATGCCTCCCAGGAGCCTGGCTGGCGCTGCAGGAGGGGTGCAGGCGGAGTGTGGGAGAACCGAGGGGCTGTGGCCAAGTGGAGGTGGCTTCCCAACACTGGCCCACAGAGGGCAGCCCAGGGCTGCCAGGCTGCAAGCCTTGCCAGGTCTTCCCAGTTCTCAAAATAACCCAGATATTGGTGCACAAGCTCCCCCAGTTAGACGTTTGCGATGAATCAGGACAGCGGACCACCAGGCAGGACCAAATGCCCGTCGGGCCTCCAGCCTGCGACCTGGGGCTACACTTCCGAGGGGGCAGTTAGCACTAGGGGTATCTGGGGAGGCGCtcgcggcctgaggtcccattGGACCCATCCTGTTCGGAAGGACTGGGTTAGCCCTTGAACGGCACCGGCCCAAGGTTCAGAGAGAGCAAACGGGAGACGGTTTGGGCTTGGACacctgccccgcccaccccagcaCCCGTCGGTGAGGAACCTGTGCTTCAGTGTGGACGCCACTTACAGCGCGTGTGCTACCTGACCCGGAGATCCGACGCGTTCTCCAGGGTAAGTTCCGAACGTGTGTGTGACCACGGGTGTCCCTCCAGGGAGGGCAGCGCAGGCTTCCCTTCCGCCTCACCTGGGACGCTAGCGCGCAGGGCACGTCTGTCACTCGCCGCGGCGCGTCCTCTCCGGCACTTTTCCCAGCTGCGCGCCGGCCCCGCCGCGGCGACCCGGGTGTGGGCCCGCCCTCCTTCCCAGCGGCGCTTCCGCTCACCGGCCCTGCGCTGTCTTAAAGGGGCCGGCGGGGCGAAACCAGAGGGCGCCGTGACCTCGCGCGGGAAGTAAGGGAACGCCAAGTTCTGATTTCCAAAGTATTCGTTATGAAGCCTTTTAGGGCACTGTGTGCCAATCACACTTCTAGGCGCCGGACAGAGTGGCTTAGCAAAATAGAGGATGCACCCTTGGTGATGCTTACACTGAACTGCGATTAAACCGTAATGGTAACGTTACTAAATGTACGATCTCAATCTGTTTGCAATGTGAATCAGTCAAGTTCTGGACCCAGATGTCCATTTCCCAACTGGGCTCAGGTATCCCACTGGCCCCTGAATTGAACACATTCCAAAATTAACTCACCGTCTCACCTGATAACAAGTAAAACTTGCTTCGTGCCagccaaagggggggggggggggggggaatttgtCCCAAACCAAGAACTAGGCAAACCATGTTTCCGCTTCTTGCTTGGTAGTTTCAGAAATGAACTGGCAGCCACCTGTCGCTTGGGTTCTCTGTTTCTGCCTCTAGATGGGGTCTCCTGGTGGTcggcgcacgtcatagcaagcggtcaaactcctggcAGAACTCCccgtcaaggggacaatttgcatattaggcttttattatataggactagaggcccggtgcacgaaattcgtgcatggaggggtgttgtccctcagcccagcctgcaccctctccaatatgggacatccctctcacaatccaggactgctggctcccaactgcttgcctgcctgccttcctgattgcccctaactgcttctgcctgccagcctgatcaccccctaaccactctgctgccagcctgtttgcccccaacttccctcctctgccggcctggtcacccctaactgccctctcctgcagggttgatcacctccaactgccctcccttgcaggcctggtccttctcaactgccctcccttgtaggccggatgcctcccaactgccctctcctgctggccatcttgtggtggccatcttgtgtccacatgggggcaggatctttgaccacattgtgtgttgcagtgatgatcaatctgtatattactcttttattagataggatagaggcctggtacaggggtgggggccagctggtttgccctgaagggtgtccctgatcagggtggggttcccttggggcgtggggcggcctgagcgaggggcctgtggtggtttgcaggccagccatgccccctggcaacccaagcagaggccctggtatctggaatttattttccttctacaattgaaactttgtagcctggagcggagccaagtctggggctccctccgaggccggcagccatttctgttggggttataattgaaactttgttgccttaagcaggtgggcccggccagggtgggcggaaagctttgcttctcctgttgccagcagcaaccctggcctgctctctcaagctccattctgctgccatttgtttgaatttgtttaccttctataattgaaactttgtagcttgagtggaggcttaggcctagcaagggcaggcggaaagcttggcttcctctgttacctgggaaaccttgctctctgtggctgtagccatcttggtttgggttaatttgcatgctcactctgattggatggtgggcgtggcttgtggtgtgttggaggtatggtcaatttgcatattaggctattattatataggattctcttgCAAGCAATAAACCGTAATACATATTCAAGATCAATCTGCCTAAGAATTGTTTTTAACCAGCTTGTGTTCTATCCCCGTAAATGGCAGGAACATTGAGTTATTGCCCAAGAAAccagagagaggaggcaggtCTAACATTTCAACAAGAGTATTTCCAATAAAAGTTTTGGTGCTCATCACTGAAGATGAATTTAATAATGTGAAGACACCTTATCTAAAACTTGAAACTAGACTAAAAAGATT
Encoded proteins:
- the LOC103285183 gene encoding BET1 homolog — protein: MSRAGLGEGVPSGNYGNYGHANSGYSAREEENKHTERMRRQVKVIRDLTIEIGEEVKTQNKLLAEMDSQFDSTTGFLGRTMEKLKILSRGSQTKLMCYMVLFSLFVFFVIYWIIKLR